One genomic region from Syngnathus typhle isolate RoL2023-S1 ecotype Sweden linkage group LG17, RoL_Styp_1.0, whole genome shotgun sequence encodes:
- the LOC133169986 gene encoding proton channel OTOP2-like, whose amino-acid sequence MSQDMCLNMGFPCNCLADGKLCEPCRMSKDGHDVDSHHGAVAENTGESEHPNKTTSSPNKERDRNWGWILSGVIFINILMLGIALVSGSAYEHVDISMSDLQVFMVIILILTCIWMIYYIIFTARIDNAVAYRDQHAGPVWLRGGMVLFGLLSIIMDIFKIASYVGYLHCESAIKIVFPVVQLIFIVVQTYFMWVHAKDCVQLQRNLTRCGLMLVLSINLVLWMAAVTDESLHQTAHPDGGGHGGGHGDDHGSDNGGDHGNDTHGSDDHHDNSSHKLWGRMIYIQKASYGEDQCNCSHTSCTMFKDAYFYLYPFNIEYSLFASAMAYVMWKNVGRLGKAHDPHSHGHAHKFHLKDALIGPLVGVLLVFAGLATFIVYEMDMNEDKEDDHSKRDQALLIHFVINIVIISLMLVATLVGTTIYKLDRREHDSEKNPTRSLDVGLLVGTSMGQFIISYFTIVAMVASGARGHLNRLNLTWAILMVIQIGLQNFFIVEGLHREPFHEEQHHEHITTMTNTYAVEHYSKEMDGLQGSEIRAKPEMEVPAVNPFDRIVHYPHKLTWKRRVLKEVSVFLLLANIILWIMPAFGARPQFDHPAETEFYDFNMWAAIVNVGLPFAIFYRMHSVAALLEVFVIS is encoded by the exons ATGTCGCAGGACATGTGCTTGAACATGGGCTTCCCATGCAACTGTCTGGCCGACGGGAAGCTCTGTGAACCCTGCAGGATGAGCAAAGACGGTCACGACGTCGACTCCCACCACGGCGCCGTGGCGGAGAACACGGGCGAGTCCGAGCACCCGAACAAAACAACGAGTTCTCCCAATAAGGAAAGGGACAGAAACTGGGGATGGATTCTATCCGGGGTCATCTTTATCAACATCCTGATGTTGGGCATCGCGTTGGTGAGCGGCAGCGCCTACGAGCACGTCGACATCAGTATGTCCGACCTCCAGGTTTTCATggtcatcatcctcatcctcaccTGCATCTGGATGATCTACTACATCATCTTCACGGCCAGAATTGATAACGCAGTGGCTTACAGGGACCAACACGCCGGACCCGTTTGGCTCAGGG GAGGAATGGTGCTCTTTGGACTCCTCAGTATCATCATGGACATTTTCAAGATAGCGAGCTACGTCGGCTACCTCCACTGCGAGTCGGCCATCAAGATTGTTTTTCCTGTGGTCCAACTTATTTTCATTGTTGTGCAG ACATATTTCATGTGGGTCCATGCCAAAGACTGCGTACAGCTCCAAAGGAACCTTACACG GTGCGGTCTGATGCTCGTCCTTTCCATTAATCTGGTTTTGTGGATGGCTGCGGTCACGGACGAGTCCCTGCACCAAACAGCCCACCCAGATGGCGGCGGCCATGGTGGCGGCCATGGCGACGACCACGGCAGCGATAACGGCGGCGACCACGGTAACGACACGCACGGATCCGACGACCACCATGACAACAGCTCTCATAAGCTCTGGGGACGGATGATCTACATCCAGAAAG CGAGTTACGGCGAGGACCAATGCAACTGCAGCCACACGTCCTGTACCATGTTCAAAGACGCCTACTTCTACCTGTACCCCTTCAACATCGAGTACAGCCTCTTCGCCTCGGCCATGGCCTACGTCATGTGGAAAAACGTCGGGCGACTGGGCAAGGCCCACGACCCGCACAGCCACGGCCACGCACACAAGTTCCACTTGAAAGACGCACTCATTGGCCCCCTGGTGGGCGTTCTGCTGGTTTTCGCCGGCCTGGCCACATTCATTGTGTACGAGATGGACATGAATGAGGACAAAGAAGATGACCACAGCAAGAGAGACCAAGCGCTGTTGATCCACTTTGTCATAAACATCGTGATTATCAGCCTGATGCTAGTGGCCACCCTGGTCGGCACCACCATCTACAAGCTGGACCGCCGGGAACATGACTCAGAGAAGAACCCCACACGTAGCTTGGACGTGGGCCTGCTGGTGGGAACCTCCATGGGGCAGTTCATCATCAGCTACTTCACGATAGTCGCCATGGTGGCATCCGGAGCCCGGGGCCACCTTAACAGGCTCAACTTGACCTGGGCTATACTGATGGTGATCCAGATCGGGCTGCAGAACTTCTTCATCGTCGAAGGTCTCCACCGGGAGCCTTTCCACGAAGAACAACATCATGAGCACATAACCACGATGACCAACACCTACGCCGTGGAGCACTACAGCAAAGAGATGGATGGTCTGCAAGGATCGGAAATAAGAGCCAAGCCTGAGATGGAGGTGCCGGCGGTGAACCCGTTTGACCGCATCGTGCACTACCCGCATAAACTGACGTGGAAGAGGAGAGTCCTGAAGGAAGTTtccgtttttttgttgttggccAACATCATT CTGTGGATCATGCCGGCGTTCGGCGCTCGCCCCCAGTTTGACCACCCGGCTGAAACGGAATTCTACGACTTTAACATGTGGGCGGCCATCGTGAACGTCGGACTGCCTTTTGCCATCTTTTACCGCATGCACTCAGTGGCTGCCCTCTTGGAAGTGTTTGTCATCTCTTAA